In Flammeovirgaceae bacterium 311, one DNA window encodes the following:
- the nrfA gene encoding cytochrome c nitrite reductase subunit c552 (COG3303 Formate-dependent nitrite reductase, periplasmic cytochrome c552 subunit) yields MKNWILFLGTLVAVFLLAMLATTIMDRKAEARFAYKSQVQIEGIEPRDSVWGLNYPRQHQSYMQTKDTTFKSLYNTSGHKDALEEQPELVVLWAGYAFSKDYNQPRGHAYAVEDIHKTLRTGAPMEKGEGVMPSTCWTCKSTDVPRLMDEMGVTEYYSKKFSDLGSEVINPIGCADCHDSKTMNLTITRPALIEAYEAMGKDIKQASHQEMRSLVCAQCHVEYYFDKKVPGKEGAAYLTFPWKDGMEVEAMEAYYDGIDFSDWVHPISKAKMIKAQHPDFELFKSSVHAKRGVSCADCHMPFKTEGGQKFTDHYIGSPLANVENSCFVCHREKKEDLMTDVYDRQKKIKEGTSYLQKQIAKAHIEAKKAWDLGATEAQMAEILKGIRHAQWRWDFAVASHGAAFHAPLETSRIVSSATGKIQESRIELSRLLAELGHNKPVEMPDFTSKVAMQQYIGLDIPAEIANKAKYLDQVVPQWLKEGKSREASTKVVKAATANN; encoded by the coding sequence GCTTGCCACTACAATAATGGACCGAAAAGCAGAAGCCCGCTTTGCTTATAAGTCACAGGTACAGATAGAGGGGATAGAACCCCGGGATTCGGTGTGGGGACTCAACTATCCCCGTCAGCACCAGTCTTACATGCAAACCAAAGACACAACCTTTAAAAGCCTGTACAATACCAGTGGCCACAAAGATGCGCTGGAAGAGCAGCCTGAGCTGGTAGTACTCTGGGCAGGCTATGCTTTCAGTAAAGATTATAACCAGCCAAGGGGTCATGCCTACGCTGTAGAAGATATTCATAAAACCCTTCGTACCGGTGCACCTATGGAAAAAGGTGAGGGTGTGATGCCAAGCACCTGCTGGACCTGTAAAAGTACCGACGTACCCAGGCTGATGGATGAGATGGGTGTAACTGAGTACTACAGCAAAAAATTCTCAGACCTGGGTAGTGAGGTAATCAATCCCATTGGTTGCGCCGACTGCCACGACTCCAAAACCATGAACCTGACCATAACCCGTCCTGCACTGATAGAAGCATACGAGGCAATGGGTAAGGATATCAAACAAGCATCCCACCAGGAGATGCGGTCATTGGTTTGCGCCCAGTGTCACGTTGAATATTACTTCGATAAAAAAGTACCCGGTAAAGAGGGTGCTGCTTACCTGACCTTCCCCTGGAAAGATGGTATGGAAGTGGAAGCCATGGAAGCTTATTATGATGGTATTGATTTCAGTGACTGGGTGCACCCCATCAGCAAAGCTAAAATGATAAAGGCACAGCACCCTGATTTTGAGCTTTTCAAATCAAGTGTGCATGCTAAAAGAGGCGTATCCTGTGCCGACTGCCACATGCCTTTTAAAACAGAAGGCGGACAAAAATTCACAGATCACTACATAGGATCACCATTGGCGAATGTAGAAAACTCCTGCTTTGTGTGTCACAGAGAGAAAAAAGAAGACCTGATGACAGATGTTTACGATCGTCAGAAGAAGATAAAAGAAGGTACCAGCTACTTGCAAAAGCAAATAGCCAAAGCACACATAGAAGCTAAAAAGGCATGGGATCTTGGTGCTACAGAGGCCCAGATGGCAGAAATTTTAAAAGGTATCCGCCATGCACAGTGGCGCTGGGATTTTGCAGTGGCCTCACATGGTGCTGCTTTCCACGCCCCGCTCGAGACCAGCAGGATTGTTTCTTCAGCTACCGGTAAAATTCAGGAGTCAAGAATTGAACTGTCTCGCCTGCTGGCAGAACTGGGCCACAACAAACCTGTAGAAATGCCTGACTTTACCAGCAAAGTGGCCATGCAGCAGTACATAGGGCTGGATATACCTGCAGAAATAGCCAACAAAGCCAAATATCTGGATCAGGTAGTGCCGCAGTGGCTCAAGGAGGGTAAATCCCGGGAAGCAAGCACCAAAGTTGTAAAGGCTGCGACTGCCAATAATTAG
- a CDS encoding ABC transporter involved in cytochrome c biogenesis permease (COG1333 ResB protein required for cytochrome c biosynthesis), translating to MIKHLFSTKVSFVLMIAFSVAMAVATFIENDYGTAVARAAVYESWWFEVIMIWLAINFIAHIDKYKLINRKRWPVGLFHIAFVIIIVGAGVTRYFGSEGSIHIREGEMGHTFHSTTNYLQLAQAKQEPSDIRYERPVSLSAYNFKSKSVEATLNEQEFRVHFDEFIRGAHENFESGPDTLIDIAIAVGTGREDYLIRKGENLQFGETTLSALNTGDSGIQLFREDSTWMITSPKSLHLVEMNSQKMGVLKAGEKMPLQLRTLYQTDSAAFMVKGIYEGKQLIYTAEKDEKLAKNLPTMVKLRVEDKGGNELLNTYTAMVSQNPKRHVFFAGGEKYTLAYGPREEMLPFALKLRAFELERYPGSQSPSSYASEVSVIDRDKSFPFRVFMNNVLDYKGYRFYQASYDTDEKGTVLSVSQDRPGTYITYLGYTLLTLGMFLTLFAKGSRFNILNIRLKSLNNTKGLMVVAALLFSLQLSAHETTLPDVRKSVIPAEHAGAYGRLVVQDLDGRMKPLNTLANEIARKLSGTSTITIKQENGDLKLNAEQFLLSVQLNPAEFSSLPLIKIDTKKSAEIFKALGHPPVSSLSFKEFLDIEGRYLLQELVEEANRLKPGERNEGHKELLKVDERFNIMYAVFSGDFLRLFPNRLDKNNSWFTAHQYDRGFDPEDGMFVKNITPLYMSALLKGTSSGDWQEADEILNYINLYQQKAGVNVYPSQNQLKAELFYNKLNLGNRLFGMFWLLGIFMMGLAIVKLFSTPKWLNYSWSTGLALAWAGFSAFTFHLALRWYIAGHAPWSDGFEMLIFVAWGVLLFGLLFGNRSHFTVPLGVLFSGTLLFVAFLDWLNPEITNLMPVLNSYWLKIHVAIIVSGYAPLALAAIMALLTLLLLLFKPKVPTARWWRSMQELSIVNEMAITIGLFLLAVGTFLGGVWANESWGRYWAWDPKETWALISVMIYGFILHLRLIPKLKNAIVFNVASLWAFSSVIMTSFGVNYYLSGLHSYAQGDPVPVPVWIYWLVAILAMITILAIVKYRSLTEKEQKDLLAV from the coding sequence ATGATAAAGCACCTATTTTCAACAAAAGTATCTTTCGTGCTCATGATAGCATTTTCTGTGGCTATGGCTGTAGCCACTTTCATAGAAAATGACTATGGTACGGCAGTGGCAAGAGCCGCTGTTTACGAAAGCTGGTGGTTTGAAGTAATTATGATCTGGCTGGCGATCAACTTCATTGCCCACATCGATAAGTATAAGCTCATAAACCGGAAAAGATGGCCTGTAGGACTCTTTCATATTGCATTCGTAATTATCATAGTGGGCGCCGGTGTTACCCGCTACTTTGGCAGTGAAGGCAGCATTCATATCAGGGAGGGAGAGATGGGACACACCTTTCATTCCACCACCAATTACCTGCAGCTTGCCCAGGCTAAGCAGGAGCCTTCAGATATTCGCTACGAGCGGCCTGTTTCTTTATCTGCCTACAACTTTAAGTCTAAATCGGTAGAGGCAACACTGAATGAGCAGGAGTTCAGGGTGCATTTCGATGAATTTATACGAGGGGCACATGAAAACTTTGAATCCGGACCAGATACGCTTATAGACATTGCCATTGCAGTAGGAACGGGTCGGGAGGATTACCTGATCAGGAAAGGAGAAAATTTGCAATTTGGCGAAACCACTTTATCTGCCCTCAATACAGGAGATTCAGGTATTCAGCTATTCAGAGAGGATAGTACCTGGATGATCACCAGCCCCAAAAGTCTGCACCTGGTAGAAATGAACTCTCAGAAAATGGGTGTGCTGAAAGCGGGAGAAAAGATGCCCCTGCAGTTGCGTACCCTCTACCAGACTGATAGTGCTGCATTCATGGTTAAAGGTATTTATGAAGGCAAACAGCTGATATATACTGCTGAAAAGGACGAGAAGCTGGCAAAAAACCTGCCGACCATGGTGAAGCTAAGGGTGGAAGATAAAGGTGGAAATGAACTACTGAATACTTACACCGCTATGGTGAGCCAGAATCCCAAGCGACATGTGTTTTTTGCCGGAGGAGAGAAGTATACATTGGCGTATGGACCGAGGGAGGAAATGCTGCCTTTTGCGCTTAAACTAAGAGCCTTTGAGCTGGAACGTTATCCCGGCAGCCAAAGCCCGTCCAGCTACGCCAGTGAGGTGAGTGTAATAGATCGCGATAAAAGCTTCCCTTTCAGGGTGTTTATGAATAATGTGCTCGATTATAAAGGCTATCGCTTTTACCAGGCCTCTTACGATACTGACGAGAAAGGAACTGTTTTATCTGTTAGCCAGGACAGGCCTGGTACTTATATTACCTATTTAGGTTACACGCTACTCACGCTGGGCATGTTCCTAACCCTCTTTGCAAAAGGAAGCAGGTTTAATATCCTGAACATCCGCCTAAAATCACTCAATAACACAAAAGGCTTAATGGTGGTGGCAGCCCTGTTGTTTAGCCTGCAGCTTAGCGCCCATGAAACAACATTGCCAGATGTGCGCAAATCTGTGATCCCTGCAGAACATGCCGGGGCCTATGGCCGCCTGGTGGTACAGGATCTGGACGGGCGGATGAAGCCCCTCAACACACTGGCGAACGAAATAGCCAGGAAGCTTAGCGGAACCTCTACCATTACCATAAAGCAGGAGAATGGCGATCTTAAGCTTAATGCCGAGCAGTTTTTGCTCTCTGTACAGCTCAATCCTGCAGAGTTCAGCAGCCTTCCACTGATAAAAATAGATACTAAAAAGTCTGCAGAAATATTTAAGGCACTTGGGCACCCGCCGGTAAGCAGCCTTAGCTTTAAAGAGTTTCTGGATATTGAGGGCAGGTATCTGCTGCAGGAGCTGGTAGAGGAAGCAAACCGGCTTAAACCAGGAGAACGGAATGAAGGCCATAAGGAGCTTCTAAAGGTTGATGAACGCTTCAATATTATGTATGCCGTATTCAGCGGTGATTTTTTAAGACTGTTCCCAAACAGGCTTGATAAAAATAACTCCTGGTTCACTGCACATCAGTACGACAGGGGATTTGACCCGGAAGATGGGATGTTTGTAAAGAACATCACGCCACTCTATATGTCGGCCCTGTTAAAAGGTACCAGTTCCGGAGACTGGCAGGAAGCAGATGAGATTCTGAATTACATAAACCTGTACCAGCAGAAAGCAGGGGTTAATGTATATCCATCACAAAACCAGCTGAAGGCAGAGCTGTTTTACAACAAGCTTAACCTAGGTAACCGTTTATTTGGTATGTTCTGGCTGTTAGGCATTTTCATGATGGGTCTGGCTATTGTAAAGCTGTTTAGTACACCAAAATGGCTCAACTATAGCTGGAGCACCGGATTGGCACTGGCCTGGGCAGGTTTTTCTGCATTTACCTTTCACCTGGCGCTGCGCTGGTATATTGCAGGCCATGCTCCCTGGAGCGATGGCTTTGAAATGCTGATTTTCGTAGCCTGGGGTGTGCTGTTATTTGGTTTGCTGTTTGGTAACCGCTCGCACTTTACTGTGCCGCTTGGGGTATTGTTTTCAGGCACACTGCTGTTTGTGGCTTTTCTGGACTGGTTAAATCCTGAAATAACAAACCTGATGCCGGTTCTGAACTCTTATTGGCTAAAGATTCACGTAGCCATTATTGTGAGTGGCTACGCACCCCTTGCGCTAGCTGCTATCATGGCACTGCTTACCCTGTTATTGCTGCTGTTTAAACCTAAAGTGCCAACAGCCAGGTGGTGGAGGAGTATGCAGGAGCTTAGTATTGTAAACGAAATGGCCATTACTATCGGGCTCTTCCTGCTAGCGGTAGGCACTTTTTTGGGCGGTGTATGGGCAAACGAAAGCTGGGGCCGTTACTGGGCCTGGGACCCAAAAGAAACTTGGGCGCTGATATCTGTGATGATCTACGGTTTTATTCTCCACTTAAGGCTCATCCCAAAACTGAAGAATGCCATTGTATTCAATGTTGCAAGCCTGTGGGCATTTTCTTCCGTAATCATGACCTCTTTTGGGGTAAATTACTACCTCTCTGGATTGCATTCTTATGCCCAGGGAGATCCTGTGCCGGTGCCTGTGTGGATCTATTGGCTGGTTGCCATTCTGGCCATGATAACCATTCTGGCCATAGTAAAATATAGAAGCTTAACTGAAAAGGAACAGAAAGATCTGCTGGCAGTGTAA
- a CDS encoding carbonic anhydrase (COG0288 Carbonic anhydrase) — MKEGNLRFVNNLKRNRDILQQANETRNGQWPFATILSCIDSRTSAELIFDQGLGDIFSIRIAGNIVNTDIIGSMEFACKLAGSKLLVVLGHSRCGAVKGACDHVEMGNLTELLAKLQPAVYQETTTLDQQNRNSANEEFVENVAAINVKRTVNAIVERSYILEQMVEQGEIAVIGAMYNLETGLVEFYQDSYLGNAQHIKTIRQKAN, encoded by the coding sequence TTGAAAGAAGGCAATCTGCGCTTTGTCAATAACCTTAAGCGAAACAGAGATATCCTGCAACAGGCTAATGAGACCCGCAATGGACAGTGGCCTTTTGCCACCATTTTGAGCTGTATTGACAGCAGAACATCTGCCGAGCTGATTTTTGACCAGGGTTTAGGCGATATCTTTTCTATTCGGATTGCCGGCAATATTGTAAACACAGATATTATTGGCAGCATGGAATTTGCTTGCAAGCTTGCCGGTTCAAAGCTTCTGGTAGTACTGGGGCATAGCAGATGCGGGGCTGTAAAGGGTGCCTGTGATCATGTGGAAATGGGTAACCTCACAGAATTGCTGGCCAAATTACAGCCTGCCGTTTACCAGGAAACCACTACGCTCGATCAGCAGAATCGCAACTCTGCCAATGAAGAGTTTGTAGAAAATGTAGCCGCCATCAATGTAAAACGCACAGTGAATGCTATTGTAGAAAGAAGCTATATTCTGGAGCAGATGGTTGAGCAGGGGGAGATCGCTGTGATTGGCGCCATGTATAACCTTGAGACAGGGCTTGTAGAGTTTTACCAGGATTCTTACCTGGGAAATGCACAGCACATCAAAACAATCAGGCAAAAAGCAAACTAG
- a CDS encoding sulfate transporter (COG0659 Sulfate permease and related transporters (MFS superfamily)), giving the protein MNLNLKYLKSDILAGSVVFLIALPLCLGIALASGAPLFAGIISGVIGGIVIGTLSGSQLSVSGPAAGLTAIVLGAITGLGTYETFLVAVVIAGIIQLILGFAKAGTISNYFPSNVIEGMLTAIGIIIILKQIPYAIGYDAVPEGDLSFVEAETGQNTFSALLATLNYLHVGAILVTLLSLAILIAFTRVEFLKKLKALPGALVAVIAGTVLNEIFKAVGSPYAIGQEHLVNLPIPASLHEFTSLFTSPDFSALGNTDVWIVAVTIAVVASVESLLSIEAADKLDPLKRFTNTNTELKAQGVGNILSGLLGGIPITSVIVRTSANVNSGGRTKIAAISHGVFLMLAVLAIPALLNKIPLATLAAVLIMIGYKLASPAVFSHMWHSGKYQFIPFLITVLAVVFTDLLVGVAIGLAVSIFFILKCNLKLAYFFKKEEHHEGETIWIDLAQEVSFLNKAAIKQTLIHLPENSKVVIDASNTVYIDHDVLQLIKNFLEAGSRDKHIQVQLVGFRDAYKISSSSHINSVPNASTYQRDTVEHHA; this is encoded by the coding sequence ATGAATCTCAATCTTAAGTACTTAAAATCTGATATATTAGCAGGCTCTGTTGTCTTTCTGATCGCACTGCCGCTTTGTTTGGGAATTGCCCTGGCCAGCGGCGCCCCTTTATTTGCCGGTATTATTTCCGGTGTGATCGGGGGTATTGTGATTGGTACACTTAGCGGTTCACAGCTAAGTGTTTCCGGACCAGCAGCAGGCCTAACGGCAATTGTGCTGGGAGCTATTACCGGCTTGGGAACCTACGAAACCTTTTTGGTGGCTGTTGTGATTGCTGGTATCATTCAGCTAATACTGGGCTTTGCCAAGGCCGGCACCATCTCTAATTACTTTCCTTCCAATGTTATTGAAGGAATGCTCACAGCCATAGGTATTATCATTATTTTAAAGCAGATCCCCTATGCTATTGGTTATGATGCTGTTCCCGAAGGTGACTTATCTTTTGTAGAAGCTGAAACAGGCCAAAACACCTTTTCTGCCCTTCTGGCAACATTAAATTATTTGCATGTAGGTGCTATACTGGTTACACTGCTCTCCCTGGCTATTCTTATTGCTTTTACCAGAGTTGAGTTTCTGAAAAAACTGAAAGCATTACCAGGGGCCCTGGTAGCAGTTATTGCCGGTACGGTTTTAAATGAAATATTCAAAGCAGTAGGTTCACCATATGCAATTGGTCAGGAACACCTGGTAAACCTTCCCATACCTGCCTCGCTACACGAATTTACCAGCCTGTTTACCAGCCCTGATTTTTCTGCATTGGGCAATACCGATGTATGGATTGTGGCAGTAACCATTGCAGTAGTAGCCAGTGTTGAATCCCTTTTATCAATAGAGGCTGCCGACAAGCTTGATCCGTTGAAAAGGTTTACCAATACCAACACAGAGCTTAAAGCACAGGGCGTGGGAAATATACTTAGCGGTTTACTGGGCGGTATTCCGATCACCTCGGTGATTGTCAGAACATCTGCCAATGTAAACTCAGGTGGCAGAACTAAAATTGCAGCTATTTCGCATGGTGTGTTTCTGATGCTGGCGGTACTGGCCATTCCTGCCCTCCTGAACAAAATTCCGCTGGCTACCCTGGCCGCCGTTTTGATCATGATTGGCTACAAACTGGCAAGTCCGGCTGTGTTCAGCCACATGTGGCACAGTGGAAAATACCAGTTTATCCCCTTTTTGATCACGGTACTGGCGGTTGTGTTCACCGATCTGCTGGTGGGGGTTGCCATCGGATTAGCCGTAAGTATTTTCTTCATCCTGAAATGCAATCTTAAACTTGCCTACTTCTTTAAAAAGGAGGAGCATCACGAAGGAGAAACCATATGGATTGACCTGGCCCAGGAGGTATCCTTCCTGAACAAGGCAGCCATTAAACAAACCCTCATTCACCTACCGGAAAATAGTAAAGTGGTGATAGATGCCTCTAATACTGTTTATATAGACCATGATGTACTGCAGCTAATCAAAAACTTCCTGGAAGCAGGCTCCAGGGATAAGCATATACAGGTACAACTGGTTGGTTTCAGAGATGCATACAAAATCAGCAGTTCCAGTCATATAAATTCTGTTCCAAATGCAAGCACATACCAAAGAGACACAGTCGAACATCACGCCTGA
- a CDS encoding integral membrane sensor signal transduction histidine kinase (COG0642 Signal transduction histidine kinase), whose amino-acid sequence MSIRKKILLYFSVVTIVLVGIALIFIYTLFYEYREEEFQQQQKDKITTTLRFLTEIRGIDERLIQSMDQITINELYDEKLLIFNEDKKLIYASIDDTSIPYTRQMLDTLSATNPWIELKDGLYDVVGMYHDLGNGRYFGISKAYDVTGYHNLNYLRYVLSLTFLGISVVVIFMSYYLSKKITNPIVTLTSKIKDYDFSVKPASFAEPGTRNEVAILTQRFNELMKRMNEAYSFQKHAVHHISHELKTPIAILVSNLEKIEKETDLDKVKEMIRNQKHETMNLSEIINSLLEIAKTESGNLSLHTHVRVDEMIFDLADELNKLNPDFQFSIDYACNTEFESNLTVLANDRLLKAALSNLMINCMQYSNDNKAKIAIKTAPDKLQIDFTNNGAIISDKEHSFLFQHFFRGENSKGKRGFGLGLVFVHKILALHRGEISYVSETYNSNTFSISLPLS is encoded by the coding sequence ATGAGTATTAGGAAAAAAATACTGCTGTATTTTTCTGTTGTAACTATTGTGCTGGTGGGTATTGCACTAATTTTTATTTATACCCTGTTTTATGAATACCGTGAGGAGGAATTTCAGCAACAGCAAAAGGATAAAATTACCACCACGCTTAGATTTCTTACAGAAATAAGGGGTATTGATGAAAGACTGATCCAATCCATGGACCAAATCACCATCAACGAGCTTTACGATGAAAAGCTGCTGATCTTCAATGAAGACAAAAAACTGATTTACGCCAGTATTGACGACACCAGCATTCCTTACACCCGGCAGATGCTGGATACACTTTCTGCTACCAATCCCTGGATAGAGCTTAAAGATGGTTTATATGATGTTGTAGGCATGTATCATGATCTGGGAAACGGGCGCTATTTTGGCATCAGTAAAGCATACGATGTAACAGGATATCATAATCTGAATTATCTCAGATATGTGCTGTCACTTACGTTTCTGGGCATATCGGTAGTAGTCATTTTCATGTCATATTACCTGTCGAAGAAAATCACAAACCCAATTGTGACGCTTACCAGTAAGATCAAGGATTATGATTTTAGCGTAAAGCCAGCTTCATTCGCAGAACCCGGCACTAGAAATGAGGTGGCAATTCTAACACAGCGGTTTAATGAGCTTATGAAAAGAATGAACGAAGCTTACTCCTTTCAGAAGCATGCCGTTCATCATATATCGCATGAGTTAAAAACTCCCATTGCCATATTGGTTTCGAATCTTGAAAAAATAGAAAAAGAAACAGATCTGGATAAGGTGAAGGAAATGATCAGAAACCAGAAGCATGAAACGATGAATCTCAGCGAGATCATCAATTCATTACTGGAAATTGCAAAAACCGAATCCGGCAACCTTTCCTTACATACTCATGTGCGGGTAGATGAGATGATTTTTGATCTTGCCGATGAGCTTAACAAACTAAACCCCGACTTTCAGTTCAGTATAGATTATGCCTGCAACACTGAGTTTGAAAGCAACCTTACAGTTCTGGCAAACGATCGTTTACTAAAAGCTGCACTCTCGAACCTTATGATCAACTGTATGCAGTACAGCAACGACAACAAAGCTAAAATTGCAATAAAAACTGCTCCGGATAAGCTACAAATCGATTTCACAAATAATGGTGCTATTATCAGCGACAAGGAACACAGCTTTCTTTTTCAGCATTTCTTCAGGGGAGAAAACAGCAAAGGCAAGAGAGGTTTTGGCCTGGGCCTGGTATTTGTGCATAAAATACTTGCCCTGCACAGGGGCGAAATTTCTTATGTTTCCGAAACATACAATTCTAATACTTTCAGTATTTCCTTACCTTTAAGTTAA
- a CDS encoding winged helix family two component transcriptional regulator (COG0745 Response regulators consisting of a CheY-like receiver domain and a winged-helix DNA-binding domain), producing the protein MRLQFSIGQLTYPPGTAVDNMESAFAAAGKQLFYNLSHKPSAMNKILVVEDDPTLNNNIKEALTEESMIVETAFDGLIAEKILKKTKYDCIIMDINVPYKNGYELCREFRKYNLDTPVLMLTAFDQIEDKVMGYDCGADDFLTKPFYMKELALRINSLLKRRVLDTSVRDLNATITAGDILIEPGNKKVSRQATEIMLTPREYQILLRLISARGEIVAKKDLIKEIWGNAVDTNTNTIEVYINFLRKKIDKPFNKDSIKTKIGFGYYFEEQ; encoded by the coding sequence ATGCGCTTACAGTTCAGTATAGGGCAGTTAACCTACCCACCTGGTACAGCTGTGGATAATATGGAATCAGCATTTGCCGCTGCCGGAAAGCAGTTATTTTATAATTTAAGCCATAAACCAAGTGCTATGAACAAGATATTGGTGGTAGAAGATGACCCCACCCTTAATAATAACATCAAGGAAGCCCTGACGGAAGAATCCATGATCGTTGAAACAGCATTTGATGGTTTGATTGCTGAAAAAATACTTAAAAAGACTAAGTATGACTGCATTATCATGGACATTAACGTTCCTTATAAAAATGGTTATGAGTTGTGCAGAGAATTCAGAAAATACAATCTTGATACACCGGTTCTAATGCTGACAGCCTTCGATCAGATTGAGGATAAGGTAATGGGCTATGATTGTGGGGCCGATGATTTCCTGACCAAGCCTTTTTACATGAAGGAGCTGGCATTAAGAATCAACTCCCTGCTAAAGCGAAGAGTTTTAGATACCAGTGTCAGGGATCTTAATGCCACGATTACAGCGGGAGATATTTTGATTGAACCGGGCAACAAAAAAGTAAGCCGCCAGGCTACGGAAATCATGCTTACCCCAAGAGAGTATCAGATTCTGTTGCGCCTGATCAGTGCCAGGGGTGAAATAGTAGCTAAAAAAGACCTCATCAAAGAAATTTGGGGAAATGCCGTTGATACCAATACCAATACCATTGAGGTATACATCAATTTTCTTCGAAAAAAAATTGACAAACCCTTCAACAAGGATTCCATCAAAACCAAAATTGGATTTGGTTACTATTTTGAAGAACAATGA
- a CDS encoding lytic transglycosylase (COG0741 Soluble lytic murein transglycosylase and related regulatory proteins (some contain LysM/invasin domains)) yields MTACNTGNSIENDGTQNFSDKSTEVQVVVGDSSHLSAPQFITTPPLPQSISFAGENIPLHRTDVREALENELTVNMFRHSRTMLALKNIERWRPLVETTLRENGVPSDFIYLGVAESELDNNAESYVGATGMWQFMEATAKDFNLHIDKDVDMRRDPKLSTEAACRYFRWAYEQFGSWTLVAASYNRGVSGIQKALRDQQSDNFFDLHLNQETARYVYRILAFKLILENPEAYGYFLKPEDKYQPYTYYLETVDKDIDDLVTFAKNRNTTYKELRLLNPWFNNSSSYKLNVPRKSTYEIRIPADKEGLAK; encoded by the coding sequence ATGACTGCCTGTAATACGGGTAACAGCATAGAGAATGATGGCACGCAGAACTTTAGTGATAAAAGCACCGAAGTACAGGTTGTGGTAGGCGACTCTTCTCACTTAAGTGCACCACAGTTCATCACTACCCCTCCACTGCCCCAATCCATTTCCTTTGCCGGCGAAAACATACCACTGCACCGTACTGATGTCAGAGAAGCACTTGAAAACGAGCTGACTGTTAACATGTTCCGGCATTCACGCACCATGTTAGCCCTTAAAAATATAGAACGATGGCGGCCGCTGGTAGAAACTACACTAAGAGAAAATGGGGTACCTTCAGATTTTATTTACCTGGGTGTAGCAGAAAGCGAGCTGGACAACAATGCCGAATCATATGTAGGTGCTACGGGCATGTGGCAGTTTATGGAAGCCACTGCAAAGGATTTTAACCTCCACATCGACAAGGATGTGGACATGCGCCGCGACCCTAAACTTTCTACCGAAGCTGCCTGCAGGTATTTTAGATGGGCTTATGAGCAGTTTGGTAGCTGGACGCTTGTAGCTGCCTCTTACAACAGAGGAGTGAGTGGCATTCAAAAAGCACTGAGAGATCAGCAGTCCGATAACTTCTTCGACCTGCACCTTAACCAGGAAACAGCACGTTATGTATACAGGATTCTGGCCTTTAAGCTGATCCTGGAAAACCCGGAAGCCTATGGTTATTTCCTGAAGCCGGAAGATAAATATCAGCCCTACACCTACTATTTAGAAACTGTAGACAAGGATATTGATGACCTGGTGACTTTTGCAAAAAACAGGAATACTACCTATAAAGAGCTTCGGTTGCTCAATCCCTGGTTTAACAACAGCAGCTCCTATAAGCTGAACGTGCCCAGAAAAAGTACATACGAGATCAGAATACCGGCAGATAAAGAAGGTCTAGCAAAATAA